acaaaacactgtaaTTGTAATTGACAACTAAAGCATCCAGTCACAAGTTCTTGCTTTGCCTTTGTTAGTGCTACTGCATAATGATTGGGTAATGTGCAATAGGATGAACGCATCATACTGCAGCACTTTCACAGCATAAAGGCAAAGCAACACAAGGTGTAAAGATGGACAGGTGTATGTGATGCATGAACATCAATATGAATATATCAGTATGATCAACTTCCTTCATTTTAAGCATTACTAAGATGGTCAGCGAGAAAGGGCTCCAGATCATTTGTGGGTGGCAGTCGTGCACACATAGACCAGGGCCAGAAAAATAGCACTTGGATAACTCAGCACCTTGCCAGATCCTGCAGACATGTGTGCCTTTCCACCTGCTCCTTTCTGTCACTCACAGCTGCTAAATGTGATGAAGATGTCCAAACAGACACATGTGCTGGTTCTTTGactatgtgtgcatttgttttatggTACATCTTGTAACACCTGAAGAAACAAAAGTGCATGAACTGTTTGTCTTAccttgttaatgttgttttcccTGCATTAAACTTATGCAGCAGGCTTGCCTTCTCTCTTTGATGTTCAGCTATCTTTGTATGTTTAATAACCCAGGGTGATGGAGTGCACTCGTACTACGACCAGAAGGAGTACATCAGCCGCAGTGTCTACTACTGGAAAGTTGCACTTCCATTGTTGGAAAAGATAAAGAACAGACGCAGTATACCAGAACCCCTTGAACCCCTCTTCATACACTTTCCCTCCAAAGACATTCAGGTAAATGCTATTGtcagtttccttttttattatgtGAAATTCTGAGTCTAAGTGGTGATGTCCACTCTCAAATCCTGATGCAGTCTAGTCTTTAGTCTGAAGATGTTGAGGCTTTTGGCTCTGCATGCAAATAACCATCATCTTTTATAAGCTATTTTTATGAATGATGTGCTTTGTCTTTCAGTGTTTACGCCTTGTGTTGTAATGCTTTTATTAGTTTATAATTGATTTTAACACAATTTTACaggtttttgacatttttcaactAGTAAGTGTTTCTGTTGGTCAAATGGTAGATCTAAGAGTTTGCGTTTTGATTCGCACTGAGGCCACCAAAGCAAATGAATGCACCTTTTGATACTACAGTTTTAATTTGCCAAATGACCGATCCAAGTTGAACCATTTTGGCTTACAaattttatgtgtctgtgttcctGTTCAGATTTCTTCTGTTAGGGATTATGAAGAGGAAGCCAAGATAGCAAAAGCGGCTCTCCTTGACATTGAAGGCAAGACCGAGGAGGCCATCGCTACCTTGGAAACCATCAATAACATGTCGTCCATCTGGCATTTGGCACAGGTTAGTCATACGCGTCTACACAACATAACTGGGATAAGGTCATCTTTCACCATCTGGGTTAAACAATAgctgtatatttttaatattttagtttttatagaTGTGTACCATCTTTTTGGTTTACAAATTCAAGAGCCAGTTTACTCTTTACTCCCATTCATGGCAGCTAGTGGTCCAACAGATCTTTATAAAGCAGGAATAGTGCATTCCCAATAATCATTAATGGATATCTTGTTAAAATATACATAACGAACTTTGTGGAAGTTTAGGCATAATAAGCATGCATTTGCCATAGGCCTTTGGAGCTGTGTCAGTTAAATAATGCAAGACAGAGTAGGTGGGTAGGGTTGATTCCACAAAAGGTACTTCTGCTCAATCTGACAGCATGgtgttgtttgctttttcaCTGCATCTTCCAATGTTTGCTGCCTTGGCACCAACATCCTCTGAGCTGCTATCTGGGACAACGCCCCTAATTCCTAATATGCTAGTGCTGCTGACACCTACACATGCCTTTGCTATTCGTTTTCTATGATGTGCTGTGTTTCCTTGGCAGATCTACCAGCGGCTATCAGAAGAGGCCAGCAACGGGGTTGAGGAGACCCAAGACAGATGCATCACTTTTCTGAGAAAGTTCAGGACCTACCTGTCAAAGATCTACAATGCTAATGCAGATGACATTGAGAAGGCAAGTCCCATTTCTTTTTGCTCCAAGCAAGCTGAAccttaaaacagcaaaaactggTGACACATTATTCAGGGAATGAGTTGGCATACTGGACACAGTATATCTTCATGCTTTTACAACCCTGCAGCTATGTAACCATTTATTACACTTGTGTCCCAGCTGCCTGTTTCCATGGAGGAAGTTGTGGACCTCCTGAACGATGTGAATCAACAGCTGGGGGACAGTGGAGAGGCcatggatgaagaggaggagaaggaggaggagggtcgAAGAAGACCAACCCACTCCAGCCCTGCTCATCCCACAGAAACCTCTGCCACCATATCCCACATAAAGTTCTCAACTCCCTCTCCTAACAAAAGCATCGTCTCCCCTTCCAAAAGACACCTGGTAGGTTCAGGTTATTGGTTCTCATTCAGAAGACCAGCTGAGATGTCTTAATGCCATCAATATATTAAGCATTTCCTTGGGTTTATCACAGACATATAGattcaaaacacaaattaagtgacttttcataatttctttccccttttgttCAGATTTCTCCCAAGACACCACCTCATTGGGTGGAGGACCAGAAAAGTCTCCTCCAGATGCTGTGTCAGCAAGTTGAAGCCCTCAAGGTCAGGATAAGaaattaaaaatctttttttctatttaattcCACACTGGTTCCACTTAGATGGAataaatgagtgagtgagaaCAGTGCAAGTTTAAAAGAGAAACTCAAAGCAGTAGAGTGGTGAGTATGGAAATAGATGGGTACATTATGCTAAATTTATCATAACAAAAGGTAATGAAATTATATGGGTGCATGACATTGATTAACATATTAATGGCTTAGTAAATTATGTCGATATCCTACATATTCTTCTTTTAGTGTGAGTTAAAAGTTCTGCATAGATGTGTCCAATTGACTCACTTCTCATTAATGAATCTCCTTGTTTGGCAGAATGAGGTCCATGATCTGAGACACAACTCTTCAGGGACTGCAGGCTCCCCTCATCACAAGATGTATGGGGAGAGCTATGGGGCAGAGGGCCTACAGGAGCCTTTTACCCCCGCCCAGTCCTACCATGGGGCCCCCCTAACAGGTCAGCACACTAGATAGAACCAAAGCATATCTAAATTTTATAGTTCTATATTATTGTCTAAAAGTATTAGACAGAAATAGTCTATAAAATTAACAAAATCTTTACAtatttgtatcttttttttttctttcttttttaagttgCCACCACCGGCCCCTCTGTGTACTACAACCAGTCTCCAGCTTATAACTCTCAGTATCTCCTGCGCACAGCAGCAAATGTAACCCCCACCAAGGTAATTATCACGCTTTAACATTAGttcacaataataaacatgttcaGAATATACTcaatggtgtttgttttgtttttttcccccctctctctctttacacaGGGTCCAATGTATGGCATAAACCGTATGCCACCTCAGCAGCATATGTATGCCTACCAGCAGCCCACTCATACACCTCCATTGCAGACTGCCCCAGCCTGCATTTATCCTCCTCAAGAACCAGTCTTTGGTGCCCCTCTTCGGTTTGAATCACCAGCCACAAGCCTTCTTTCCCCATATAGTGAAGAATATTATGGCCAGAGTGTAACCCAACAAACCACTAACCCTCCCCTGCCTGAACCTGGCTACTTCACCAAACCAGCTGTAGTCCCTGTTCAGCCTCCAAAGAGCATCGAGGGGAAGCCTATGGACTTTGGGAAGCTCTCCTTCAGCCAGCAGGCACCTGCTGAAGTCCCCAAAGTGCCTAGTTTTGGAGCAGGGGCAGTTGCCCAGTCAACGCCTTCAGGTGCTTTTAAATTCAACTCCAACTTTAAATCCAACGATGGAGATTTCACTTTCTCAGCTTCCCAGGGTAAGCACAGTGAAAGTCTGCTTGGTCTTCTTACGTCAGACATTCCCACTAAAACGGATACTGTCCCAGAGAAACCCCCAGCCCTTGAGCAGCCCCCCAGCCAAGCAGGCATCTTCACCTTTGGCAATAAAAATGCTACTGGCTTCTCCTTTGTTGATTCTGCGCCAAGCACAGGCACAGGAAGTCTGTTTGGCAAGGTGGAGCAGCCATTTAAATTTGGGGATCTTACTAAGCCAATGTTTGGGGTTGCCCAGTCTGCAGCAGAAGAGGAAAGAGCAGTGGAGAGCGACAATGACAGCACTCATgttgaggaggatgaggatggtCCTCACTTTGAACCCATTGTACCCCTTCCTGATAAAGTAGATGTGAAaacaggtgaggaggaagaggaggaaatgttttgtaacaGGGCAAAGCTGTATCGATttgacacagagacaaaagagtGGAAGGAGCGGGGCATTGGAAATGTTAAAATCCTGAAACACACCACTAAAGGGAAGGTCCGCCTCTTAATGAGAAGGGAACAGGTCCTTAAGATATGTGCAAACCACTACATCAATGCCGATATGCTGCTGAAACCAAATGCTGGCTCTGACAAATCCTGGGTCTGGAATGCCATTGATTATGCAGATGAAGAGCCTAAGCCCGAACAGCTGGCCATCCGCTTCAAAACAGTAGACGAGGCATCATTTTTCAAAGCTAAGTTTGAGGAAGCCCAGAAAATTGTGCTCAAATCAGAAGAAAAGCACGAtccagaggagaagaaagaggaaagctCTAAAGATTCTAAATCACTGGCAGCCCAGTTTGCTCTTAAAGAAGGGGAATGGGAGTGCACTGTGTGCTGTGTAAGAAATAAACCCACGGAAATGCGGTGCGCCGCCTGTCAAAGTGCCAATCCCAATTCTTCATCCAAGCCAGACATTCAGCCTGCTGGTGACACCAAAGCCAGTCCCTTTACTTTCAAATTTGGGACTGATTTATCAAAACCAAGTAGTTCTGGCTCTACATTTACTGGATTTGGTGCTTTTGGAGCATCTATACCCTCCTCATTTACATTTGGCACCAGCACTTCAAAACCTGCTGATACAGTAACCAGCTCGTTTGGTTCTGGCTTTGGGGCTCAGTTTGGCAAGAAGGCAGGGCAGTGGGACTGTGATGTATGTGAAGTAAGAAATGAAGCCTCTGCAGacagttgtgtttcctgtaaaACTCTTAAAGCCTCACCTAAAACAACTGTGACAGCACAAACAGCACCAGCTGCAGATGCACCTGTAGCGCAGCCCTCTATATCTGCCGTTGGCTCTGGGTTTGGTGCCCAGTTTAGCAAGAAGCCCGGGCAGTGGGACTGTGATTTATGCGAAGTAAGAAATGAAGCCTCTGCTGACAAATGTGTTGCCTGTAATACCCCCAACCCTGCTGCTAAATCAACAGATGGGGATACAGTATCATCACATCTGCCAGCAGTGTCAGGATGTGGGTCTGGTTTTGCAAAATATAATGGGCAGTGGGACTGCGATGCCTGCCTGGTCAGGAATGATGCAtcagctgctgaatgtgtttcCTGCCATGCCCCAAATACCACTCCCTCTTTAGAAGCCATGTTTGCTATAAAGGATGGAGAATGGGATTGTGACACATGTCTGGTGAGAAACAAtgcctctgcctctcagtgTCTGGCCTGTCAAACACCAAATCCCAATGATAAAATCACAACCAGCGCTGCTCCCTCAGCCTCCACATTCAGCTTTACCTTTGGAACCAAGAGTTCATCAAGCCAGCCTGCTGGAACTGGATTCACAATGCCTTTTGAAACTGGCAGCACTTTTCAGTTTGGTCAAAACAAAGATACAAACTCTTTCAAGTTTGAAGCTCCTCAGTCTGGATCTAGTACCACAAGTTCTTCAGGCTTCTCTTTCTCAATGCCCATTCCAGCTGGTGGCTTCAAGTTTGGCATTCAGGACCCTGCAAAAGAAACTCCCTCAACTGATGATCAAACGCCTCCATCAGGGTCAGCCTCCAGTTTTCTGAAAAGCATAGCTGACAAGcacaaggagaaagaaaatgtttccagaCCCTCAGTGGGCCAAACAGAGCAAGATCAAAATCCATTAATTGCTGGAAAAACCAATACATTCAGTTTTGCAGACTTGGCACAGTCCTCTGGAGGAGACTTCCAGTTTGGCCAGGGCGACCCCAGTTTCAAAGGTTTCTCTAGGGCCGGTGAGCAGGTGTTCTCATCATTACAGGCAACCCCCACCAAGACGGATGCCTCAAATGAGCTAGAGGATGACGACAtgtataaaacagaggaaaatgacGATATCCAGTTTGAACCAGTTGTCCAGATGCCTGACAAGGTGGACCTGGTgacaggggaggaggatgaaCAGGTTCTTTACTCTCAGCGTGTCAAACTGTTCAGATTTGACACCAACACCAGTCAGTGGAAAGAGCGTGGTGTGGGAATCCTTAAATTCTTGAAAAACAGCACTAATGGCAGGCTAAGGGTGCTGATGAGAAGAGAGCAAGTTCTGAAGGTGTGTGCCAACCACTGGATCACCACAACCATGAATCTGAAGCCCCTGGCAGGTTCAGACAAAGCATGGATTTGGATGGCCAATGACTTCTCTGATGGAGATGCTAAACTTGAACAGTTGGCTGCTAAGTTCAAAAGCCCAGAACTTGCTGATGAGTTTAAGGAGAAGTTTGAAGAGTGTCAGAGACTTCTCTTGGACATCCCCCTACAAACCCCGCACAAGCTTGTAGACTCGGGCAGAACAGCACGCCTTATTCAGAAAGCAGAGGAAATGAAGTCTGGTTTGAAAGACCTGAAGTCTTTTTTGACAGATGAGAAAACAAAGATCAAAGATGATGACAGCCGGGGAGACATTACAACATCCAGCAATGTTTCAAGTCTTGTAATCAAGCCTCACGGTGAAACCACCGGCCCCACCTTGGAGTGGGATAACTACGACCTAAGAGAAGAGGCTTTAGATGATACGGCTGACTCATCAGTCTATGCCTCGCCCATCGCCAGCAGCCCCCTGAGAAAGAACCTTTTCCGCTTTGGAGAATCCACTGGTGGGTTCAACTTCAGCTTCCAACCTGGCATCAGCCCCTCCAAGTCTCCTGCAAAGCTTAACCAGAGCAGAGCCTCAGTGGGGACTGATGATGAGCAGGATGTAACCCAGGATGAAGAGAGGGATGGACAGTACTTTGAACCTGTGGTCCCCTTGCCTGATCTGGTGGAGATTTCTacaggagaggaaaatgaaCTGGTGGTCTTTAGTCACAGGGCCAAACTGTATCGCTACGATAAGGAACTGGGTCAGTGGAAGGAGAGGGGTATAGGAGACCTCAAGGTCTTGCAGTCTTACAACACCAAACGAGTGAGGTTGATAATGAGGAGGGACCAGGTACTTAAGATCTGTGCCAACCACTGGATCACAGTAGCCATGAAGCTGGAACCTATGAAGGGCGCAGAGAAGGCCTGGGTCTGGAGTGCCTTGGACTTTGCGGAAGTAGGAGAGGGTCATATTGAGCAGTTGGCTGTAAGATTCAAGCTGCAGGACActgcaaacacattcaaacgGGTCTTTGAAGAGGCCAAGGttgcacaacaaaaacaggaactCATGACTCCAGTGACATCCAGCGTTGCCACTCCTCAAGATAGTGGATCCACAGCATCTGCAGAGACTGCCACAACTGTATGTGGGAAGGCTGCTATCGCTGTTCTGGAAGAGACCACAAAGGAAcgcactgagctttcctccgATGATAAGCCAAGCGCAGCTGGGTCTCCAAGTCCAATCAACCCCTCAAAGACAGTGGTGTCACCCCCTAAGTTTGTCTTTGGCACTGATAGCCTTCAGAAGTTTTTTGGCTCTCCTAAATTTCATTCTGAGACTGAGGAATCTGGATCTGGTTTGAAAGCGAAAGATTCTGGACATCCTGCCATGGCTTCGCCTGCAGcacctgcattcaaaatcccagagaaaggtaaaaaaaaattgtctgatgtctgagtaacacaactgtttttgttcattcaaGTTTTACTCCATTGTCTTGTTTCATCTGCATCTCATTGCTCCATCATCTTCTTAGATGACCCAGCCAAGACACGTCTCAAAATGTTCTAGGACAGATATTGTATTAAGATATTCTGTACCTTTAGTAAAAGTGTATACAGTAAATTATCTACAGGAGGATTTAGTGAACACGCTGAACATGTGTTGCATACCCTCAGAGCttgaacacatttcattcaacgcatttcacattttcattttaacacatttagtCATGTTTTATGATTATGGTACCAGCCTCACAATTAGTTTCTCTTCGCCCAACAACCCATCATCCTTTAGGACTGGATTTTAGGCTTTTCAAAGATAACCCAATGGCTTTTTGGACCAGCACATCAACCACCCAATTTGAACCCCCAGGTACTCTaatcactgcagtgtgtgttaacACTTATCAGCTGTCACCTGGCTGGCTCTTACTACTAGACAGAAATAACCTGGATGCACGGAGTGGAAAAAACCTTGAAGCTAATGTGTTGCATGTCCAGTGTGTGGAGGTgcattttttattgtaaaaaataatttcagtaattaaaataatattcaaGTATGTCACAAGATGTAAGTGTCTCACAAAGGAGCGTATCTGCTAATTCATCAGGGTCCCGGTGGAAACAGTGTGTAATACAGTTAAATAATCtcataaaaggcaaaaaaataaaatttagtTTAAAACTGTGGCTTATCTTAAATCTGTAGTGTCTTTAGAATCCGTTCAATTCCTCAAGCAGGTTTAGCCCTTTTATTATGGCTGAGTGGTAATTCAATATTATCATTTACTATCTTTCATATAATGATGTTGTGAttaaattttatattttgatattgtgGTTCACAGCTCCCATATCTAAATGGATAAaaagtttatatttttactCAAAAGTTAGTTTGAGCTCTTAAATACTTGTTTGATATTTGCTCTAGTAAAAATGCTAACTGTTGAATTTGTCTATACAGTATTCCTCTCGCCAACCAAAGAGCAAATGTCCAGTTAAGTTTAGTTGGACTTTCTCTCATCTGAGACTTGAATCTAGATTGAAGGGCAATCAGAAGATCTCATACTGTGCTTCAGTTCATAGGGGCAGAAAGGTGTTGCTATAGATACATGAAAAATGCCACATTCCCCCAATGTAAGCATGCTAAAATATATGTGACTATGGGAATGTGGTAGTGTAATAACTGTCGTTCAATGATTAATGACCAGTCAGCATTTCATTCTTCAATAGACAGTCAAACTAGAGTTTTGTATAGCAACAGGAGACGCATCAGTAATGTCTTTTGAAAGGTGAGCTGAGAAGATTCCACAGAGAGCTTTCCCTCAGAGAGGAATGCACCGTGCAAACGTCACACGTGCCATTTTTAGTGCAGGGTGTGTAGCAACAGCATGACATGCAATTCCCCGCCAAGTCTGGCTTCTGCCAGAGACGTGCACCTAAGCAATGGCTAATTAGAGTTAAAGCTCAGGTATTTATGCTATTTAATGCTACAGTACCATGTGTCGGACAGTAAGTGGTGGAGTCACACAGAGACGTGCATATGTAAACGTTGTCTTAATACAACTTGTCTCACACATTTGTAAATCAAATGCATGCTATTCATTTTTGCCGTGCAtgacgtttgtgtgtgtggaactaACCCCTGTGGTTATAAAGGGATTAAAGCAGCTTaatttctgcttctcttctcaGCAGTTCCTTCCCAGCCTGACTATCTATTGTTCTACTTCTATCGTATCTGTCTGTCATAGGCCCAACTCAGGCAGAAGGAGGCAGTGCGGGGTCGGATGAGGACTCTGAGGTGGAGGTTTTGTATGTCAGGGAACCCACTGCTGAACAGGCGGCTTTAGCCAGGAAACTACTGTTGCCTCTCACCTTCTTCTGCTACCAGAATGAACCAGGCTACACCAGCGACGATCAAACTGATGGTAGTAACAAGAgtataaaagtgtgttttgttgaagTGAACATGGTAACTGGGATGGCTCATATGACTTGTTAGATTTAAATTTTGCATTTTCCACAGATggtattgttttttattaatttaccATCAGCTAATTTCATTATACCAAAATATGACCACTTGCTGCTAAAAAAGCTCTGCAGTGCTTCTCGCTGTCTGCATgattactgtatgtacattcCACATAACCATCCTCTGATGTGAATATATGATAAATAGGTGTAAATATAGTAGATGTTTCAGTCAAACAAATGCAGTTGTTCTGGGagtgacaaaacaacaaaaggtcATGATTATATTTTCTTATGCATTTGTATTTGGAGTTTGTTACTGTTGTCTCTCACCATGACGACAAAATATGTTGATGTGCTGAAAATCTGAATACTTCAGTCAGAGAAGTAGACAAAACAAAGACGGTCTTACATTGTTGCTCATTGGCATTGTCCACGTTCTGTGGGAGTGAAGTGGGAACTGTGGAATCGACATCTTTCTTGATAGCAAGACAGTAATTTAAGTGTAAGGAAATGTgtgttggatttgttttaaattttcAGATGAGGACTACGAGTCAGCAGTTAAAGCCTTGAATGGAAAGCTCTACCTTGATCCACCTGAGAGAAAGTCTGCAGCATGTGGTGATGGTATGTCATATCCtgtttcacacactgttttatcCAGTTACTCGCCTTCgcttttg
This window of the Enoplosus armatus isolate fEnoArm2 chromosome 11, fEnoArm2.hap1, whole genome shotgun sequence genome carries:
- the ranbp2 gene encoding E3 SUMO-protein ligase RanBP2 isoform X1, which encodes MRRSKAEVDRYVSSVQSSSPSLKEKPVKGFLFAKLYFEAKEYELAKRHVSEYLKVQERDPKAHKFLGQLYEREGDINKAVGCYKRSVDLNPAQRDLVLKVAELLVSKEECDSRAEFWVEKAAKLLPGNPAVFNLKERLLSRQGQPGWNRLFDLLQAELAARPADAHVNVKLVQLFCQDGRLDEAVKHCLAAEKRGMLSHSLDWYTVVLHTLQEYLAQPSVSSNEKMCRRLQRELLLAHCSLLRITLSESSVQPSLDALSGFDQAMQALSSVATRHADDLFEVFVEMRGHLYLHAATLLLKLAQDRQQTWRAIIDLAALCYLLAYQVPRPKAKVTKRDQSAPQLLELLASDRQSQAGHMLLNLSTDSSTLIREVVEAFGNRSGQDSLFELLFGPQASTGSSFIANDDIRSINTMAPELSQLAKWDAGSILLHSGDLQHLSWLGLQWTLLAQRPAMRDWLQQLFPRLTLETSKLDTNAPESICLLDLEVFLSGVVFCSHCQLQETAKISSGVNHQQLYEPRCLPLPLLRLLTTDRQREWWDAIYSLIHKRAAPGMSAKLRMIVQHGLNTLRAGEKHGLQPALAIHWAQCLSQTGDGVHSYYDQKEYISRSVYYWKVALPLLEKIKNRRSIPEPLEPLFIHFPSKDIQISSVRDYEEEAKIAKAALLDIEGKTEEAIATLETINNMSSIWHLAQIYQRLSEEASNGVEETQDRCITFLRKFRTYLSKIYNANADDIEKLPVSMEEVVDLLNDVNQQLGDSGEAMDEEEEKEEEGRRRPTHSSPAHPTETSATISHIKFSTPSPNKSIVSPSKRHLISPKTPPHWVEDQKSLLQMLCQQVEALKNEVHDLRHNSSGTAGSPHHKMYGESYGAEGLQEPFTPAQSYHGAPLTVATTGPSVYYNQSPAYNSQYLLRTAANVTPTKGPMYGINRMPPQQHMYAYQQPTHTPPLQTAPACIYPPQEPVFGAPLRFESPATSLLSPYSEEYYGQSVTQQTTNPPLPEPGYFTKPAVVPVQPPKSIEGKPMDFGKLSFSQQAPAEVPKVPSFGAGAVAQSTPSGAFKFNSNFKSNDGDFTFSASQGKHSESLLGLLTSDIPTKTDTVPEKPPALEQPPSQAGIFTFGNKNATGFSFVDSAPSTGTGSLFGKVEQPFKFGDLTKPMFGVAQSAAEEERAVESDNDSTHVEEDEDGPHFEPIVPLPDKVDVKTGEEEEEEMFCNRAKLYRFDTETKEWKERGIGNVKILKHTTKGKVRLLMRREQVLKICANHYINADMLLKPNAGSDKSWVWNAIDYADEEPKPEQLAIRFKTVDEASFFKAKFEEAQKIVLKSEEKHDPEEKKEESSKDSKSLAAQFALKEGEWECTVCCVRNKPTEMRCAACQSANPNSSSKPDIQPAGDTKASPFTFKFGTDLSKPSSSGSTFTGFGAFGASIPSSFTFGTSTSKPADTVTSSFGSGFGAQFGKKAGQWDCDVCEVRNEASADSCVSCKTLKASPKTTVTAQTAPAADAPVAQPSISAVGSGFGAQFSKKPGQWDCDLCEVRNEASADKCVACNTPNPAAKSTDGDTVSSHLPAVSGCGSGFAKYNGQWDCDACLVRNDASAAECVSCHAPNTTPSLEAMFAIKDGEWDCDTCLVRNNASASQCLACQTPNPNDKITTSAAPSASTFSFTFGTKSSSSQPAGTGFTMPFETGSTFQFGQNKDTNSFKFEAPQSGSSTTSSSGFSFSMPIPAGGFKFGIQDPAKETPSTDDQTPPSGSASSFLKSIADKHKEKENVSRPSVGQTEQDQNPLIAGKTNTFSFADLAQSSGGDFQFGQGDPSFKGFSRAGEQVFSSLQATPTKTDASNELEDDDMYKTEENDDIQFEPVVQMPDKVDLVTGEEDEQVLYSQRVKLFRFDTNTSQWKERGVGILKFLKNSTNGRLRVLMRREQVLKVCANHWITTTMNLKPLAGSDKAWIWMANDFSDGDAKLEQLAAKFKSPELADEFKEKFEECQRLLLDIPLQTPHKLVDSGRTARLIQKAEEMKSGLKDLKSFLTDEKTKIKDDDSRGDITTSSNVSSLVIKPHGETTGPTLEWDNYDLREEALDDTADSSVYASPIASSPLRKNLFRFGESTGGFNFSFQPGISPSKSPAKLNQSRASVGTDDEQDVTQDEERDGQYFEPVVPLPDLVEISTGEENELVVFSHRAKLYRYDKELGQWKERGIGDLKVLQSYNTKRVRLIMRRDQVLKICANHWITVAMKLEPMKGAEKAWVWSALDFAEVGEGHIEQLAVRFKLQDTANTFKRVFEEAKVAQQKQELMTPVTSSVATPQDSGSTASAETATTVCGKAAIAVLEETTKERTELSSDDKPSAAGSPSPINPSKTVVSPPKFVFGTDSLQKFFGSPKFHSETEESGSGLKAKDSGHPAMASPAAPAFKIPEKGLDFRLFKDNPMAFWTSTSTTQFEPPGPTQAEGGSAGSDEDSEVEVLYVREPTAEQAALARKLLLPLTFFCYQNEPGYTSDDQTDDEDYESAVKALNGKLYLDPPERKSAACGDEPDCQVVWEKKPTPEEEEKAKSLQLPPTFFCGLSTTDSDPDHDKPEDFETEVRKAQQDLDAQLNQAEKASSSPAVAPGEPTPSSSSTEAAGSTGAAGSTSTAAGSTSTAALEEQTSDQPTETQSGAPSSSSPIDLSTKKSPEPESNAGTATTTATTASQDSSSFGFNSLGGFSFADLAQNTDKFAFGTKGDSNFSWANAGATVFGSAVTSAPKNNGDEEGSDEEEASNNVDIHFEPIVSLPEVETKSGEEDEEILFKERAKLYRWDRNLSQWKERGIGDLKILFHPVKHFYRILMRREQVLRVCANHTITQEIELKPMNASANALIWTATDYSDGDGVVEQLAAKFKTPEITESFKKTFCECQSRIGQIDGDASCISSPQMSRVQEHSRDTNPQVFLKVAADGQPLGTITIELFSHIVPKTAENFRALCTGEKGFGLRDSIFHRVIPSFMCQAGDITNSNGTGGKSIYGSKFEDENFDVRHTGPGILSMANCGRDTNNSQFFITLKKAEHLDFKHVAFGFVRDGMDVVQQMGELGTKGGTPTKKLVITDCGQL